In Halorubrum trapanicum, a single genomic region encodes these proteins:
- a CDS encoding heavy-metal-associated domain-containing protein, translated as MSDTTQFRVLDFDCPTCASTVERALSNVDGVQHVEVHYATGRVEIEYDDNVADPDVFAETIENQGYTPQPA; from the coding sequence ATGAGCGACACAACCCAATTCCGCGTCCTCGACTTCGATTGCCCGACCTGCGCGAGCACCGTCGAACGCGCCCTGTCGAACGTCGACGGCGTCCAGCACGTCGAAGTCCACTACGCGACCGGCCGCGTCGAAATCGAGTACGACGACAACGTCGCGGACCCCGACGTCTTCGCAGAGACCATCGAAAACCAGGGGTACACGCCCCAGCCCGCCTAA
- a CDS encoding cation-translocating P-type ATPase codes for MNKQSITQYYRKHRKAIVTATSGLLYGGGWSLGYLTSFNTASAAILVLATLVGGYDIAKTAYHEVTNRTLGIKTLVTLAAIGAIIIGEYWEAAAVVFLFSLGSYLEGRTMRKTRTALQELLEMTPDTATVRRDGELQEVPAREVEEGEVVVVKPGGKIPVDGTVVDGESAVNQAPVTGESAPVHKADGDEVYAGTVNQEGALEIRTTGAGSDTTLERIIRRVEEAQEAQSPTESLIDRFAKYYTPAVIVLAIGAYAVTQNAILSLTLLVIGCPGALVIGPPVSIVSAIGNAARSGVLMKGGEHLERAGKIDLVAFDKTGTLTKGETTVADVEGFGVADDEVLSLAATAEKKSEHHLADAIVDAAREDPTAATDGGTTVAQADDTDAGRQSVPDPDDFDVVAGKGVIAHADGQEVVVGNRALLADRDIDVPSRVADYVREREGRGETVVHVVRDGDIIGAIAMRDELREAAPGVVAALQDAGIETVMLTGDNERTAAAVAEEVGIDEYRAELLPEDKQSVIEGYQADGHVVAMVGDGINDAPSLATADVGIAMGAAGTDTAIETADMALMADDLERIPYAVKLSKATRWNVLENVGLAVLTVTVLLAGVLTSYVTLASGMLVHEASVLLVILNGMRLLRY; via the coding sequence ATGAACAAACAATCGATCACGCAGTACTACCGGAAACACCGGAAGGCCATCGTCACGGCAACGAGCGGCCTGCTCTACGGCGGTGGCTGGAGTCTGGGCTACCTCACGAGTTTTAATACGGCCAGCGCCGCCATCCTCGTCCTGGCGACGCTCGTGGGTGGCTACGACATCGCCAAAACCGCCTACCACGAGGTCACCAACCGGACGCTCGGCATCAAGACGCTGGTGACGCTAGCCGCCATCGGGGCCATCATCATCGGGGAGTACTGGGAGGCCGCCGCCGTCGTCTTCCTGTTCAGCCTCGGCAGCTACCTCGAGGGACGGACGATGCGGAAGACCCGGACTGCCCTCCAGGAGCTGCTGGAGATGACGCCCGACACGGCGACCGTCCGTCGCGACGGGGAACTCCAAGAAGTCCCCGCCCGCGAGGTCGAAGAGGGCGAAGTCGTCGTCGTAAAGCCGGGCGGGAAGATTCCGGTTGACGGCACCGTCGTCGACGGCGAGAGCGCCGTCAACCAAGCACCAGTCACCGGCGAGAGCGCGCCCGTCCACAAGGCCGACGGCGACGAGGTCTACGCCGGGACGGTCAATCAAGAAGGCGCACTGGAGATCCGAACGACGGGTGCGGGCTCGGATACGACGCTCGAACGGATCATCCGCCGTGTCGAGGAGGCCCAAGAGGCTCAGTCGCCGACCGAGAGTCTCATCGACCGGTTCGCGAAGTATTACACGCCGGCCGTCATCGTGCTGGCCATCGGCGCGTATGCAGTCACGCAGAACGCGATCCTGTCGCTGACCCTGTTGGTCATCGGCTGTCCCGGCGCGCTGGTCATCGGGCCACCGGTCAGCATCGTCTCGGCCATCGGCAACGCCGCTCGGTCTGGCGTGCTGATGAAGGGCGGCGAACACCTCGAACGCGCCGGCAAGATCGACCTTGTCGCCTTCGACAAGACCGGCACCCTCACGAAGGGCGAGACCACCGTCGCCGATGTTGAGGGGTTCGGCGTTGCTGATGACGAGGTCCTCTCACTCGCGGCGACCGCCGAGAAGAAGAGCGAACACCACCTCGCTGACGCCATCGTCGACGCGGCCCGCGAGGATCCGACCGCCGCGACGGACGGCGGAACGACGGTCGCCCAAGCGGACGATACGGACGCGGGGCGCCAGTCGGTCCCCGATCCGGATGACTTCGACGTAGTCGCTGGCAAGGGCGTCATCGCCCACGCCGATGGCCAGGAAGTTGTTGTCGGCAACCGCGCACTGCTGGCCGACCGCGACATTGACGTCCCCAGCCGGGTCGCCGACTACGTCCGCGAGCGTGAGGGGCGCGGCGAGACAGTCGTCCACGTCGTTCGGGACGGGGACATCATCGGCGCGATTGCGATGCGGGACGAGCTCCGGGAGGCCGCTCCTGGGGTCGTCGCGGCGCTCCAAGACGCTGGCATCGAGACGGTGATGCTCACCGGCGACAACGAGCGGACGGCCGCTGCCGTTGCCGAGGAGGTCGGTATCGACGAGTACCGTGCCGAACTCCTCCCCGAGGACAAGCAGTCCGTCATCGAGGGCTACCAGGCCGACGGCCACGTCGTCGCGATGGTCGGCGACGGCATCAACGACGCGCCATCGCTGGCGACCGCCGACGTCGGCATCGCGATGGGTGCTGCGGGGACGGACACCGCCATCGAGACGGCTGACATGGCGTTGATGGCCGACGACCTCGAACGAATCCCGTACGCGGTCAAACTCAGCAAGGCGACGCGCTGGAACGTCCTCGAGAACGTCGGGCTGGCAGTGTTGACCGTGACCGTCCTCCTCGCGGGCGTGCTCACCAGCTACGTCACCCTCGCGTCGGGAATGCTGGTCCACGAGGCCAGCGTCCTCCTCGTCATCCTCAACGGGATGCGACTGCTCCGCTACTGA